The following proteins come from a genomic window of Achromobacter deleyi:
- a CDS encoding heavy metal response regulator transcription factor — translation MRILVIEDEPKLADYLKKGLSEQSHVVDLARDGVNGLHLALEGAYDLIVLDVMLPGVDGFGILAAVRANKDTPILMLTARDAVEDRVRGLEGGADDYLVKPFAFSELLARVQALLRRGRSQEPTVFRLADLELDLARRKVARGGRRLDLTAKEFNLLALLLRRQGQVLSRTTLAEQVWDMNFDSDTNVIDVAVRRLRSKLDDPFEAKLLHTVRGMGYVLESRPEPARG, via the coding sequence ATGCGCATCCTGGTCATCGAAGACGAACCCAAGCTGGCCGACTACCTCAAGAAAGGGTTGTCGGAACAGAGCCACGTCGTCGACCTGGCGCGCGACGGCGTCAACGGCCTGCACCTGGCGCTGGAAGGCGCCTACGACCTGATCGTGCTGGACGTGATGCTGCCCGGCGTGGACGGCTTCGGCATCCTGGCCGCCGTGCGCGCCAACAAGGACACCCCGATCCTGATGCTGACCGCGCGCGACGCCGTCGAAGACCGCGTGCGCGGGCTGGAAGGCGGCGCCGACGACTACCTGGTCAAGCCCTTCGCCTTCTCCGAGCTGCTGGCGCGCGTGCAGGCCCTGCTGCGGCGCGGCCGCTCGCAGGAACCCACCGTGTTCCGCCTGGCCGACCTGGAACTGGACCTGGCGCGCCGCAAGGTCGCGCGCGGCGGCCGCCGCCTGGACCTGACCGCCAAGGAATTCAACCTGCTGGCCCTGCTGCTGCGGCGCCAGGGCCAGGTACTGTCGCGCACCACCCTGGCCGAGCAGGTCTGGGACATGAACTTCGACAGCGACACCAACGTCATCGACGTGGCCGTGCGGCGCCTGCGCAGCAAGCTGGACGACCCGTTCGAGGCCAAGCTGCTGCACACCGTGCGCGGCATGGGCTACGTGCTCGAATCGCGGCCGGAGCCCGCGCGCGGATGA